Proteins encoded by one window of Chondromyces crocatus:
- a CDS encoding non-ribosomal peptide synthetase, with protein sequence MAVGLVQAARACFTELERGSTLSVGERCLLLSGLGVSARVASERGRKASGCGQGAARGARVPGEAGEASEAGEVGEAGEGKASADACWKEGGSGSTRPSLTTLVTVEDPALARWIHGHHVFFPLIQALLVTHALVLESLQENELARASEALWLSSLLLRASGVAMKLAGDMTPEAYADVVRPAMPEGFSGLMSADHAALMKLVRGLKRCTDDPPHALRAPLRAYRLAVGAAYGAHIHVCAHHVGSHASLRMDQLAGSAASTAPEDLKGYLARYLREAGLNRPVEAGADGGGEREPASMLPDLGLACVAEGGEPASDLVAGRALDVADGPDGLRGEALALSGTWTIHGALASFLATSPAHLDRPALVTDAGSMSFRALSERVTAIARGLRARLRGAPSVEGSPLVGVCMSRSPALVAVLLAVLQVGGAYVPLDPQYPRDRLAYIASDADPALIVTEPRHAACVQEIASSKPCWVLEPELSLGVETAAPCLGAERGVAVDGGVAVEGSVVADGGAMVDGEGLFAVLYTSGSTGHPRGVCLSHRAAQNRFRWMWQARPFAPGEVCCFKTPLGFVDAVWELFGALLQGVTVAVAPDDLEKDPHGLLAFVVRHGVSRLIVVPSLLRLLVPRLADLAAAPDGLPARSRAGIAPSAAGMHPVASVAHFVAPAPRPVGPRIWTCSGEALPADLAAAFLMQRPGDVLLNLYGSTEVMGDVTWHEVRVGDAPVPVGRPIANTTIELLDDAGRPVAPGAIGAVHVRGATLARGHLVPGEGRVAPLGDGQRYTTGDLGRWVRASHDGGWTLVYEGRRDRQVKLLGNRFDLAELEGALASVEGVARAVALLREDPAGVELLGFVQPSAPGSVTLEALRVACQRALPPVAQPTLVLVEALPLLPNGKLDRRALLAQSASGPASKSAASRARSAADRSVIARVWREVLGEGPAGEEVDFFLSGGTSIQAVAMVRRLRDAGVPVSLEQLYAARTPGALRRLRETRRGDEREAGRGAGDEREPGRCAGDLRGLGTSSRTAHAPAWSGGMPEGAVGAWAVRPLEATCPEAREAAVRVLADSFGRADVMALALGATPADFLALSSAAFDATASSGLSFLAVDGAGTPAGCVLAVDLWRLRADVKAGRFTPPPVFGPIFAMFDALEAPWHQRVPVSAPGRWVSVLLLGVTSTAFAGPVTHLLEAAVVEAARVRDYEGLLTVNTSVVTQHLCEELGYREEARMDARAFMLQGARPFAHVPKDATQIVLHERRLGEPSPDAGGHAGAAPAP encoded by the coding sequence ATGGCGGTCGGCCTCGTGCAAGCGGCACGGGCTTGCTTCACCGAGCTGGAGCGGGGGAGCACCTTGTCTGTCGGCGAGCGGTGCCTGCTGCTGAGCGGACTTGGCGTCAGCGCGCGGGTGGCGTCCGAGCGGGGGCGGAAGGCGTCGGGGTGTGGGCAGGGAGCAGCGAGAGGTGCGCGGGTTCCGGGCGAGGCGGGCGAGGCGAGCGAGGCAGGGGAGGTGGGTGAGGCGGGCGAGGGGAAAGCGTCCGCGGACGCGTGCTGGAAGGAGGGGGGGAGCGGATCCACGCGGCCATCGCTCACGACCCTGGTCACCGTCGAAGATCCCGCCCTCGCGCGCTGGATTCATGGACACCACGTCTTCTTTCCACTCATCCAGGCGCTGCTCGTCACGCACGCCCTGGTCCTCGAGTCCCTGCAGGAGAACGAGCTGGCGCGGGCCTCGGAGGCGCTCTGGCTGTCGAGCTTGCTTCTACGTGCGTCGGGCGTCGCGATGAAGCTGGCCGGCGACATGACGCCCGAGGCCTACGCCGACGTCGTCAGGCCCGCGATGCCCGAGGGGTTCTCGGGGCTGATGTCCGCGGATCACGCGGCGCTCATGAAGCTCGTGCGGGGGCTGAAGCGGTGCACGGACGACCCGCCACACGCCCTGCGAGCGCCGCTGCGAGCTTACCGGCTCGCGGTCGGCGCAGCCTACGGGGCGCACATCCACGTGTGCGCGCACCACGTGGGGAGCCACGCGAGCCTGCGAATGGACCAGCTCGCGGGGAGCGCGGCCTCCACGGCCCCTGAAGACCTGAAGGGCTATCTGGCGCGCTATCTGCGCGAGGCAGGCTTGAACCGGCCCGTGGAGGCGGGGGCGGATGGGGGAGGGGAGCGAGAGCCCGCGTCGATGCTTCCCGACCTCGGCCTGGCGTGCGTGGCGGAGGGGGGGGAACCTGCGTCGGACCTGGTTGCGGGCCGGGCGCTGGACGTGGCGGATGGGCCGGATGGACTGCGCGGTGAGGCGCTGGCACTCTCCGGGACCTGGACGATCCACGGTGCGCTGGCGAGCTTCCTGGCCACCTCTCCAGCTCACCTGGATCGCCCAGCGCTCGTCACGGACGCGGGGTCGATGAGCTTCCGCGCGCTGAGCGAGCGCGTCACGGCCATCGCACGCGGCCTGCGCGCGCGGCTGCGAGGCGCTCCGAGCGTGGAGGGGAGTCCCCTCGTGGGCGTCTGCATGTCGCGGAGCCCAGCGCTCGTCGCGGTGCTGCTCGCCGTGCTCCAGGTGGGGGGCGCCTACGTGCCGCTCGACCCACAGTATCCGCGCGACCGGCTGGCCTACATCGCCTCGGACGCGGATCCGGCGCTCATCGTGACCGAGCCTCGGCATGCGGCGTGCGTGCAGGAGATCGCTTCGAGCAAGCCTTGCTGGGTGCTGGAGCCGGAGCTGTCGCTGGGGGTTGAGACGGCGGCGCCGTGCCTGGGGGCAGAGCGAGGCGTGGCGGTGGATGGTGGCGTGGCGGTGGAGGGGAGCGTGGTGGCGGACGGGGGCGCGATGGTGGATGGGGAAGGGCTCTTCGCCGTGCTGTACACGTCGGGGAGCACCGGGCACCCCAGGGGCGTGTGCCTGTCGCACCGGGCGGCGCAGAACCGCTTTCGCTGGATGTGGCAGGCGAGGCCATTCGCACCTGGCGAAGTGTGCTGCTTCAAGACGCCGCTCGGCTTCGTCGATGCCGTCTGGGAGCTGTTCGGCGCGCTCCTTCAAGGCGTCACCGTGGCCGTCGCGCCCGACGACCTGGAGAAGGACCCGCACGGCCTCCTCGCCTTCGTCGTGCGGCACGGGGTGAGCCGCCTGATCGTCGTGCCCAGCCTGCTGCGGCTCCTCGTGCCGCGCCTGGCGGACCTCGCGGCCGCGCCGGACGGGCTCCCGGCCCGGTCGCGCGCAGGTATCGCCCCTTCAGCAGCCGGCATGCATCCGGTGGCCTCCGTGGCGCACTTCGTCGCTCCGGCACCTCGCCCCGTGGGACCGCGGATCTGGACGTGCAGCGGTGAGGCCCTGCCAGCGGATCTCGCTGCGGCCTTTCTCATGCAGAGACCGGGCGATGTGCTCCTCAACCTGTACGGCAGCACCGAGGTCATGGGGGACGTGACGTGGCACGAGGTCCGCGTCGGCGACGCCCCGGTGCCCGTCGGTCGGCCCATCGCCAACACCACGATCGAGCTGCTGGACGACGCCGGGCGGCCCGTGGCGCCTGGTGCGATCGGCGCGGTCCACGTGCGTGGGGCGACGCTCGCGCGGGGCCACCTGGTGCCGGGGGAGGGGCGTGTGGCGCCGCTCGGTGATGGGCAGCGCTACACCACGGGGGACCTGGGGCGCTGGGTGCGAGCGTCCCACGATGGCGGCTGGACCCTGGTCTACGAGGGGCGCCGGGACCGGCAGGTCAAGCTGCTGGGCAACCGCTTCGATCTCGCCGAGCTGGAGGGCGCACTGGCCTCGGTCGAGGGGGTCGCGCGCGCCGTGGCGCTGCTCCGCGAGGACCCGGCGGGGGTCGAGCTGCTCGGGTTCGTGCAACCGAGCGCGCCCGGGTCGGTGACGCTGGAGGCGCTCCGCGTCGCGTGCCAGCGCGCGTTGCCGCCGGTCGCACAGCCGACGCTGGTGCTCGTCGAGGCGCTGCCCCTCTTGCCGAACGGGAAGCTCGATCGGCGAGCCTTGCTGGCGCAGTCCGCCAGCGGACCGGCGTCGAAGAGCGCGGCGAGTCGGGCCCGGAGCGCGGCGGATCGAAGCGTGATCGCGAGGGTATGGCGCGAGGTCCTCGGCGAGGGACCCGCTGGCGAGGAGGTCGACTTCTTCCTTTCCGGGGGCACGTCGATCCAGGCGGTGGCGATGGTGCGGCGGCTGCGCGACGCCGGGGTGCCCGTCTCGCTGGAGCAGCTCTACGCGGCGCGGACGCCAGGCGCGCTGCGGCGGCTGCGCGAAACGCGGCGAGGCGACGAGCGCGAAGCGGGGCGAGGCGCGGGCGACGAGCGCGAGCCGGGGCGATGCGCGGGTGACCTGCGAGGCCTCGGCACGTCGAGTCGAACGGCGCATGCACCTGCGTGGTCTGGAGGAATGCCCGAGGGGGCGGTAGGCGCCTGGGCGGTCCGGCCCCTGGAGGCTACCTGTCCCGAGGCGCGCGAGGCTGCCGTGCGCGTCCTCGCCGACAGCTTCGGTCGTGCCGACGTGATGGCCCTCGCGCTCGGGGCGACCCCCGCGGACTTCCTGGCGCTGTCCAGCGCTGCGTTCGACGCGACGGCGTCGAGCGGGCTGTCGTTCCTCGCCGTGGACGGAGCCGGCACGCCTGCTGGGTGCGTGCTCGCCGTCGATCTGTGGCGTCTCCGCGCCGACGTGAAGGCTGGGCGCTTCACCCCCCCGCCCGTGTTCGGTCCCATCTTCGCGATGTTCGACGCCCTCGAGGCGCCCTGGCACCAGCGCGTCCCCGTCTCTGCCCCAGGGCGGTGGGTCTCCGTGCTGCTGCTCGGCGTGACCTCGACCGCCTTCGCCGGGCCGGTGACCCACCTGCTCGAAGCCGCCGTCGTCGAGGCTGCGCGCGTGCGGGACTACGAGGGGCTGCTCACCGTCAACACCAGCGTGGTGACGCAGCACCTCTGCGAAGAGCTGGGCTACCGCGAGGAGGCGCGCATGGACGCGCGCGCATTCATGCTGCAGGGAGCCCGACCCTTCGCCCACGTTCCGAAGGATGCGACGCAGATCGTGCTCCACGAGCGTCGCCTCGGCGAGCCCTCACCGGATGCCGGAGGACACGCAGGCGCAGCACCTGCACCCTGA
- a CDS encoding carboxymuconolactone decarboxylase family protein, with translation MKTISVPTRDDVSPADQALFDTLEKGVGFVPNLYATMTHADGALGHYLAFQNAKRSLKPKEREIVNLVVSQINGCRYCLAAHTGIAKKYGFSDDEVLEIRRGRAPFDDKLDALAKLVKSLVTERGRAEPALLEAFFAAGYGEGHLVDAIMVIGVITVTNYLHNTTEVPVDFPLAPDLTP, from the coding sequence ATGAAGACCATCTCCGTCCCCACCCGTGACGACGTGTCGCCCGCGGATCAAGCGCTGTTCGACACCCTCGAGAAGGGCGTGGGCTTCGTGCCCAACCTGTACGCCACGATGACGCACGCCGACGGCGCCCTGGGTCATTACCTCGCGTTCCAGAACGCCAAGCGCTCCCTCAAGCCCAAGGAGCGCGAGATCGTCAACCTGGTCGTGAGCCAGATCAACGGCTGCCGCTACTGCCTCGCCGCGCACACCGGGATCGCCAAGAAGTACGGTTTCTCCGACGACGAGGTGCTGGAGATCCGCCGCGGCCGGGCCCCGTTCGACGACAAGCTCGACGCCCTGGCGAAGCTCGTGAAGAGCCTGGTCACCGAGCGAGGACGCGCAGAACCAGCCCTCCTGGAAGCCTTCTTCGCGGCGGGCTACGGCGAGGGCCACCTCGTGGACGCCATCATGGTGATCGGCGTCATCACCGTGACCAACTACCTCCACAACACGACGGAGGTCCCCGTGGACTTCCCTCTCGCCCCCGATCTCACCCCCTGA
- a CDS encoding pirin family protein — protein MSWDVNETRRHPSLETVIVTRTRELSEGFDVRRALPSVQRRMVGPFIFLDQMGPAVFRSGQGLDVRPHPHIGLSTLTYLIEGEIMHRDGLGTVEAIRPGEVNWMTAGRGIAHSERTRTELRETGGRLFGLQAWVALPKRFEETEPSFTHHEASEIPFIEGEGAQMHLIAGALFGKRSPVQTFSELFYVDLALKEGARFAVPAEHEERGIYLTEGSLEVDGMVFGPGELLVLRPKSDLVLKALAPTRGVLLGGEPMDGPRHIFWNFVSSSKERLEQAKEDWREGRFAPVPQETEFIPLPEEPAPVRYP, from the coding sequence ATGAGCTGGGACGTGAACGAGACGAGGCGGCACCCTTCGCTGGAGACTGTGATCGTGACGCGGACGCGCGAGCTCTCGGAAGGGTTCGACGTCCGCCGCGCCCTGCCGTCGGTCCAGCGCAGGATGGTCGGTCCGTTCATCTTCCTGGATCAGATGGGGCCCGCGGTGTTCCGGTCGGGTCAGGGGCTCGATGTGCGGCCTCACCCGCACATCGGGCTGTCCACGCTCACGTACCTGATCGAGGGCGAGATCATGCACCGGGATGGCCTGGGCACCGTGGAGGCCATCCGCCCGGGGGAGGTCAACTGGATGACGGCTGGGCGCGGGATCGCGCACTCGGAGCGCACGAGGACCGAGCTGCGGGAGACGGGCGGGCGTCTGTTCGGGCTCCAGGCGTGGGTGGCGCTGCCGAAGCGGTTCGAGGAGACGGAGCCTTCGTTCACCCACCACGAGGCGAGCGAGATCCCTTTCATCGAAGGGGAGGGCGCGCAGATGCACCTGATCGCGGGGGCTCTGTTCGGCAAGCGCTCGCCGGTGCAGACGTTCTCGGAGCTGTTCTATGTCGACCTGGCGCTGAAGGAGGGGGCCCGGTTCGCGGTCCCCGCGGAGCACGAGGAGCGGGGCATCTACCTCACGGAAGGTTCGCTGGAGGTCGACGGGATGGTGTTCGGCCCGGGGGAGCTTCTGGTCCTGCGGCCGAAGAGCGACCTGGTGCTGAAGGCGCTGGCGCCCACGCGCGGGGTGCTGCTCGGTGGGGAGCCCATGGACGGGCCGCGGCACATCTTCTGGAACTTCGTCTCCAGCTCCAAAGAGCGGCTGGAGCAGGCGAAAGAGGACTGGAGGGAGGGGCGGTTCGCGCCGGTGCCGCAGGAGACGGAGTTCATCCCGCTGCCCGAGGAGCCGGCGCCCGTGCGCTATCCGTGA